The segment CAGATCTGGGAGTCGTGCATCTTCACGGCGGAGGAGGAGCGCGACTTCGTGCGCGATCACCTCGGCCCGACACTGAAGGCGAGCGGGCTGGGCGGGAAGAAGATCGTCGGCTGGGACCACAACCGCACGCAACTCTACCAGCGCGCGACGACGTTGCTCAGCGATCCTGCCGCCGCGCAGTATCTGTGGGGCCTCGGGTTTCACTGGTATGTGAACGACACGTTCGAAAACGTCCGCCGCGTGCGCGATGCCTTCCCGCAAGCGCAGTTGATGATGACCGAGGGGTGCAACGGACCATTCGATTTCGCCAAGATGAACGACTGGGATCTGGCCGAAAACTACGGCCGCTCGATGATCCACGATTTCAACAACGGTGCGGTCGGTTGGACCGACTGGAACATCCTGCTCGACGAGACGGGCGGGCCGAACCACGTGGGGAACTTCTGCTTTGCGCCGGTGCATGGCGACACGCGGACGGGCGAGCTGCATTTCACGCCGGCGTTCTACTACATCGGCCATTTTTCGAAGTTCATCCGACCCGGCGCGCGGCGGATCATCGCCTCGCCGACGGTGGACCGGTTGATCGCGACGGCGTTCAAAAACACCGACGGCAGCATCGCTGTCGTGGTGATGAATCAGTCGGCCGAAGATCAGCCGTTCCACGTCTGGATGAACGGCCAGGCAGCGTCTACGCGCTGTCCGGCGCGGTCGATCATGACGGTGGTGATCGGGGTGGAGCAGTGAGCCGCAGAACGCGACCGCGCGAGAGGTGAGGGACGGCTCTCCGGAGAGCGTCCCTCCCGCCCGTTTCGGCGGGCAAAACCATCCTTATCGATCCTGGCCAAACCGCGGGCGCGTCGCCGCGGGATTCTTTTCATGATTGAATCCCGTCATATCGCGCGGTCATGCTCCGGCTCACATGCGCGTGCCCCTGCACATCGTGGAAAAACGCCGGGAGCAGCTCCGGCAGCTGATCCGCACCGACGGATTCCTTCCGATCGCCGAGATCTGCCGCCGGCTGGAAGTCTCCGAGGCGACCGCGCGCCGCG is part of the Opitutus terrae PB90-1 genome and harbors:
- a CDS encoding glycoside hydrolase family 30 protein translates to MYSHFRSLTLLASFGGASFAFAAGVPSAQVYLTQKDAPHRLAATGALRFAPLPQPMEKQQCVFVDPTHEFETLLGIGGAITDAAAETFDKLPETKRAELLRAYYDPRAGIGYSLARTHINSCDFSSGSYTYVAEGDRELKSFDIAPDLRHRIPLLRAALKTAGPGLTVYASPWSPPAWMKDSGDMLHGGKLRPDMRAAWANYFVKFIHAYEQAGVPLWGVTVQNEPMAVQIWESCIFTAEEERDFVRDHLGPTLKASGLGGKKIVGWDHNRTQLYQRATTLLSDPAAAQYLWGLGFHWYVNDTFENVRRVRDAFPQAQLMMTEGCNGPFDFAKMNDWDLAENYGRSMIHDFNNGAVGWTDWNILLDETGGPNHVGNFCFAPVHGDTRTGELHFTPAFYYIGHFSKFIRPGARRIIASPTVDRLIATAFKNTDGSIAVVVMNQSAEDQPFHVWMNGQAASTRCPARSIMTVVIGVEQ